TCATCAACGTTGGTCTGGGCGATGATGTCCATAATCCACTCCTGAAGGGTTCTACCGTCCTCAACGCGGACGTTCTCAACGAAGTACTTGTAGGCCTCAGCAGTAACACAGAATCCGGGCGGAACCGGAATGCCGGCGTTGGTAAGTTCGCCGAGGTTTGCACCCTTGCCACCAACAAGGGCAACATCTTTCTTTCCGAGCTCCTCAAACCACTTTATAAACTTGTATTCACTCATCCAAATCCCCTCCACAGTGGTTTACTGCAGTTGCTTACTGCGGGTGATATATCGAGAGTTCATATTTAAAATTAACTATCCAGAGGTGTTCTCTGGCGTACAGGAATGAAAGAGATATTCAATGTGTCCATTGGTAAAATAAGGCTCCCCTAATTCTTCATTTTATGTTGGGATTTCTCACTCATATCGCTTGAAGTGGTTGGGCATGAGGATGAAAATATGACAAAAATGAAAATACAAGCCTCACTCGAACTTTACGAGGGGATGAAGGCTCAGCAGTTCATTTATCATGTCCAGGGCTTTATCCTGGCCGTAGGCGTAGCCGAAGTGACGGTACATGGTTAATATTGTGTCCAGTGGGTGGACTTCTCTGTTGGGATCAAAGGTGTTGAAGATGAACTGTATCGTCTTGTTTTCATCCTCGGTGAATCCAGCGACGTGGTATATATAGGCCATTTGAGCGTAGGTGGCGCGCGAGTAGGCGTACTCAAACTTCTCAGCCTTTAGCTTTCCGCTCTCTTCCTGCTGATCCCTCAGCCACTCCGCGGCCTTCTTTATCGACTCGAGCACCGTCTCATTGCCCGTCAGCTGGTAGTACCTGGCGAGGCCTGAGGCTATCGCCACGGTCGTTCCCACGTTATCGTTCCAGCTGCCTCCCCTCTTCTGCTCTTTAAGTATTTCCTCAAGCACATTTTTCTCAGTGGTCTCGTTGAGTATTCCCAGCTCCTTGTAGAGAGGAAGTAGCATGGCGTTGACGACAAGTGACCCCTTCTCGTCCTTCGGCGTCGTCATGAAGTAGTCTTCCATCTCCCGGCTCTCGAGGAGCTCAATTGACTTCTCTTTACCATCGAAATTGATGTCCTTCAGGGGTTCAAGGGTGTATGCCGTGTAGAGCGTGAAATCATTCGGCGGAACGCCCCACGGGAAGGCTCCGTTGTCCATCTGCTTGTAAGAGAGCCATTGGAGGAGCCAGTCGGTGCGTTCCTTGAATGCCTCATCTCCCGTCTTCTCGTAGAGCCTCGTGTAGAGCTTTACCATCCAAGCGTTGAGGTTGAAGTAGGCCTTGTAGCGGTCATCGAAGTCTGCGTAGTTGTAGCCGGTCCAGAACTTCTCCAGGAAGCTTATGAGGGGCTCATAGGTTCCGGTGTAGTTCAGCGGGAAGGGATCCACCGGCTTCAGTTCAGGCTCCGGAATGAAGCGGTATATCTGGGCGTTGCCGTTGCAGAACTCGAGCTTGAAGTGGGTATCGTAGGGGGCGTATTCCATGAGGCCGTACTTGATGAGGCCGTAGCTCAGTCTTGTCTTGTCCACGAAGATGTAGCTCACGTTGTATTTCTTCATGAGGAAATAGACGCGCTCCCTCTGATTGGAGCTGAACATTACAACGTGGTCGTTGTACGCCTGACTCGCTTCCATTGCCGTTGGCGCCTCACCAAAGAAGCCCTGATAGACTTTTTTCCAGATGACAACGTCCTTCCTGTGGGTGTTGCCTATGATGAGGTATCCCATGTCCCACCAGACGAGTATGGTGGCGTTCTCAGGAGTGTTGTCGATAACCCACTGATAGGCCTCCTTGTCGCTAATGGTCGGTGGGTTGATGTACTTGAAGGCACCGTAGGTTCCTTGGGCGAAGGGAACGAAGAGCATCAACATGATAACTGCTGTCGCGAAGCTCTTCTTTGCTGTGACCTTTCTGATCCAGCCCGCTCCGAATCCTTTGACATCCTCAAAGGATTTTCTAAGGAGTAAAGTCATCCTTGGGAATA
This genomic window from Thermococcus sp. LS1 contains:
- a CDS encoding glycosyltransferase family 39 protein, which gives rise to MKTRAEKRYLPLLLVASFIIRLIPHRTLLLATYDEYLHRDITLRLAEQGLSAISKDIPSLLGLRAYSYPPLFHIIGAAVYKLFPSDYIFFILPPIYGTIAVFGFYLAFKELMEDRKRALLATALLAFAPNFIYRTGLYIPENLGLAMFSFSLLFLIKFLKTRRLKYLIVLGVLLGVYMLTHRGWIFFMMAAALIVFSYLWPTVKRNLHYFLALLVLAYIAYLQVEFINSLVADFFLRLQKTEVSFLGYFKWIGIIQLVFGALGTRYYLEKDPIRRGFALWAWAFMFAGGISFRFRDPYATIPLAAMATEFLMDEVFPRMTLLLRKSFEDVKGFGAGWIRKVTAKKSFATAVIMLMLFVPFAQGTYGAFKYINPPTISDKEAYQWVIDNTPENATILVWWDMGYLIIGNTHRKDVVIWKKVYQGFFGEAPTAMEASQAYNDHVVMFSSNQRERVYFLMKKYNVSYIFVDKTRLSYGLIKYGLMEYAPYDTHFKLEFCNGNAQIYRFIPEPELKPVDPFPLNYTGTYEPLISFLEKFWTGYNYADFDDRYKAYFNLNAWMVKLYTRLYEKTGDEAFKERTDWLLQWLSYKQMDNGAFPWGVPPNDFTLYTAYTLEPLKDINFDGKEKSIELLESREMEDYFMTTPKDEKGSLVVNAMLLPLYKELGILNETTEKNVLEEILKEQKRGGSWNDNVGTTVAIASGLARYYQLTGNETVLESIKKAAEWLRDQQEESGKLKAEKFEYAYSRATYAQMAYIYHVAGFTEDENKTIQFIFNTFDPNREVHPLDTILTMYRHFGYAYGQDKALDMINELLSLHPLVKFE